The DNA region GCGCGGATGCGGCTCGAAGGTCACGGCCAGCGCCGGCACGCCGCGCGCTTTGCCCATCGCCAGCGCCGCGCCAATCACGGCGCGGTGGCCGAGATGGACGCCGTCGAAATTGCCCATCGCGACCACGGCGCCCTTCGGTATCGCGCTTGCGGGGGTGGTGTCGCGGATAACGGTAAAGCCGGTGCTCATGTCTTCGATTCTTCAGGGATTCTTAAGCATGAATGTTGCGGCCGGACCGTGACGCGGCGGCAGCGTGGAAGTCAAGCGCGGCGAAAATCGCGTCAAATCCGTAACAATCCGGATTCAGCCGGTTAACGCGCTGTTTAACGCCTGCTGTTAGTCCTTTGCCGAGAGCTGTGGTCGCGCAGAAGCGTCTTTGCATTAGAGTAGTTTGGGGGAAAAGATGGCGGTTGATTTGTCCATGCCGGTTCTGGTGGTTGATGACTACAGCACCATGATCCGCATCATCCGGAATCTTCTCAAGCAGCTCGGGTTCGAGAATATCGACGACGCCTCCGACGGCTCGGCGGCGCTGAACAAGATGCGCGGCAAGAAATACGGCCTGGTGATTTCCGACTGGAATATGGAGCCGATGACCGGCTACGACCTGCTCAAGGAAGTCCGCGCCGATCCCAATCTGGCGACCACGCCCTTCATCATGATCACGGCGGAATCCAAGACCGAGAACGTGATCGCGGCCAAGAAGGCAGGCGTCAACAACTACATCGTCAAGCCGTTCAACGCCGCCACGCTGAAGACCAAGATCGAGGCGGTCTTCCCCGACATGGCGACGGCGTAAGCGCGCCTCCAAGCATCAGCATCGTCGATTGCGTCATGCCCGGGCTCGTCCCGGGCATCCATGTTTTTGCGCCCGTCAGAGGACGGACATCGCATATGGCATTTGCGGGCTCTGGAACTGACGCCTCCACATCGTCATGGCCGGGCTTGTCCCGGCCATCCACGTC from Bradyrhizobium genosp. L includes:
- a CDS encoding response regulator, with the protein product MAVDLSMPVLVVDDYSTMIRIIRNLLKQLGFENIDDASDGSAALNKMRGKKYGLVISDWNMEPMTGYDLLKEVRADPNLATTPFIMITAESKTENVIAAKKAGVNNYIVKPFNAATLKTKIEAVFPDMATA